One Synechococcus sp. JA-2-3B'a(2-13) genomic window carries:
- the recJ gene encoding single-stranded-DNA-specific exonuclease RecJ has product MEYRWELLPTPPQFNPQLSREYGKYAAKVMALRGLHTWEQAQAFVDPEHYSPTPPASLPDLERAVARLLQAREREETLCIWGDFDCDGVTSTSLLLSALQPLGFRVQFSIPLRSTEGHGLNPQRLQQVLAQGCQVILTVDCGVGNAAEIAMAQAQGVDVIVTDHHMLPDPLPAAYAVVNPLRLPAEHPLRFLPGVGVAYKLAEALYQALGIPGVEQHLDLVAVGIVADVAVLQRECRYLVQRGLPVLASTQPSTQRPGLQALLARVDNGQSQGVPTAQDIAFRIAPKLNVIGRLEDASLAVELLTTSDPERAQALVQRFVALDEERRQLTQQVIQEASQQVESLDLTREGAIVLAEAGWNPGVLGIAAAHLVEQYNCPTVLIAKDEAAGRGYGSGRSLPGVNLVEAIEAVRPLLRRGGGHPMAARIQVDLACLAAVQLALQRELAARVSPDQQARALAVEIILDWELLVSQDRDGVAELDEVYRQLQLLQPFGHGNPNPVVALMNFRPNSSNLGVSRNGRHLKFELQGSPGSRTLWFWQAGEELERWQKCQALDIALQLEADDRGKQPWQGKVLAVRPSGEWQAPTLSAPPIEIQDFRQKPLPDSLKGAICYDGQEAENLVPPPKGAKLVLARWPWLPADLAQLLQQVQPRTLILAASASPWDQIPARVNWLMQQWQAGRRDPDELAAATGFPRQWLAELDSPEQIPTLLMGRLQESQAFHRWLDEASLTQIAQLCQRLMQSDPLSRETREKREKNGE; this is encoded by the coding sequence ATGGAATACCGCTGGGAGCTGCTGCCCACTCCCCCCCAGTTCAATCCGCAACTGAGCCGGGAATATGGCAAGTATGCGGCCAAGGTGATGGCTCTGCGGGGTCTGCACACCTGGGAGCAGGCGCAGGCCTTCGTGGATCCCGAACACTATTCCCCCACACCACCAGCATCCCTGCCGGATCTGGAGCGGGCGGTGGCGCGGCTGCTGCAGGCACGGGAAAGGGAAGAGACCCTGTGCATTTGGGGGGACTTTGACTGCGATGGTGTCACCAGTACCAGTCTCCTCCTCTCGGCGTTACAACCCTTGGGCTTCCGAGTCCAGTTCTCCATACCGCTGCGCAGCACCGAGGGGCACGGGCTCAATCCTCAACGGCTACAGCAGGTGCTGGCCCAGGGCTGCCAAGTGATCCTGACGGTGGATTGCGGGGTGGGCAATGCTGCCGAAATTGCCATGGCCCAAGCCCAGGGGGTGGACGTGATCGTGACGGATCACCACATGCTGCCGGATCCCTTGCCCGCTGCCTATGCGGTGGTCAACCCCTTGCGATTGCCGGCTGAACATCCGCTGCGCTTCTTGCCGGGGGTGGGAGTGGCCTACAAGTTGGCGGAGGCGCTCTACCAAGCCCTAGGGATCCCTGGTGTCGAGCAGCACCTGGATCTGGTGGCGGTGGGAATTGTGGCCGATGTGGCGGTGTTGCAGCGGGAGTGCCGCTACTTGGTGCAGCGGGGCCTGCCGGTGCTGGCCAGTACGCAGCCCAGTACGCAGCGTCCGGGGCTGCAGGCTCTCCTGGCTCGGGTTGACAACGGCCAATCCCAGGGGGTGCCGACAGCCCAGGATATTGCTTTTCGCATCGCCCCCAAGTTGAACGTCATTGGCCGCTTGGAAGACGCCAGCTTAGCAGTGGAGCTGCTGACCACCTCCGATCCAGAGCGGGCCCAGGCGCTGGTGCAACGGTTTGTTGCCCTTGACGAAGAGCGCCGGCAGCTCACCCAGCAAGTGATCCAAGAGGCCAGCCAACAGGTAGAGAGCTTGGATCTGACCCGGGAAGGAGCCATTGTTCTGGCGGAAGCCGGCTGGAACCCAGGGGTTCTAGGGATCGCGGCGGCGCACTTGGTGGAGCAGTATAACTGCCCAACGGTGTTGATCGCCAAAGACGAAGCGGCGGGACGGGGCTATGGGTCGGGCCGTTCCCTGCCAGGGGTGAACCTGGTGGAGGCCATCGAGGCCGTGCGCCCCCTCTTGCGGCGGGGAGGCGGACACCCCATGGCCGCCAGGATCCAAGTGGATCTGGCTTGCCTGGCCGCTGTGCAACTGGCGTTGCAGCGGGAGCTGGCCGCGCGGGTTAGCCCGGATCAGCAGGCTCGCGCCTTGGCGGTGGAGATTATCCTCGACTGGGAGCTACTGGTCTCTCAGGATCGGGATGGGGTGGCAGAGCTGGATGAGGTGTATCGGCAATTGCAGCTTCTGCAGCCCTTTGGGCACGGCAACCCCAACCCCGTCGTTGCCTTGATGAACTTCCGTCCCAATAGCTCCAACCTGGGAGTCTCCCGCAATGGCCGCCACCTCAAGTTTGAACTCCAAGGCTCGCCGGGATCCCGTACCCTGTGGTTTTGGCAGGCCGGAGAAGAGCTGGAGCGTTGGCAAAAATGCCAAGCTTTGGACATCGCCCTCCAGTTGGAAGCGGATGACCGGGGCAAACAGCCTTGGCAGGGCAAGGTGCTGGCAGTGCGCCCTTCGGGAGAGTGGCAGGCACCCACCCTTTCTGCTCCCCCCATAGAGATCCAAGATTTTCGGCAGAAACCCCTGCCGGATTCGCTGAAAGGGGCCATCTGTTACGACGGGCAGGAGGCCGAGAACCTTGTTCCACCACCAAAAGGGGCAAAGCTGGTGCTGGCCCGCTGGCCCTGGCTACCGGCGGACTTGGCCCAACTGCTGCAACAGGTACAGCCCCGAACCCTGATCCTGGCCGCTTCTGCCTCCCCCTGGGATCAGATCCCCGCCCGAGTCAACTGGCTGATGCAACAGTGGCAGGCAGGCCGACGGGATCCCGACGAGCTGGCTGCGGCAACCGGCTTTCCCCGGCAGTGGCTGGCGGAACTGGACAGTCCGGAGCAGATCCCCACGCTGCTGATGGGCCGCCTTCAGGAATCCCAAGCCTTTCACCGCTGGCTGGACGAGGCTAGCCTCACCCAGATTGCCCAACTGTGTCAGCGGCTAATGCAATCGGATCCCCTCTCAAGAGAGACAAGAGAGAAAAGAGAAAAGAACGGAGAGTAG